One genomic segment of Natranaeroarchaeum aerophilus includes these proteins:
- a CDS encoding rhomboid family intramembrane serine protease: MALRSWALGGSLVLAFVLAFAAVVYLDRPNGRWGRQARSRLLLGIPWGTLVSVLFVLSVYLFLQDGLSNWSDPLVIPYRSWSYFYPTGWLASGFAHASPGHIIGNLTSAIVLASIAEYAWGHFPADRGSQSFASWRTNPWIRAFAVFPAVVLLVGLATSLFALGPVIGFSGVVFAFAGFAIVHYPIVTIVGILVSRVVATVLQGLLDPITVAATSASAPSAPSWASIAIQGHALGFLLGIVLGLFVLSRRDRRPNAARLLGATLIFGVVQGLHLVYWFRGGGEYVLFRGPGVTLVVILALFVTLAVTASERRFVRSTTRRGVALTLVILAVAALAGPAIIPNLAVVEHADLGEDAVTVEDYQITYDEEVRNEMVYVGEVELFGESTAVNTSGVIVTSEDREIWMTHTSKQGLEFRGSTEVKVGGPGWSETVPVERTGWTPTGNESVYQVSVGEDERSVFASEEKRASPRIDGRSVSVVPEDGEFVLAVAEGGDELDRTQLPAENETVAAGGVTFERDQSGDRTAIVAERGETSIEVARAERRGF; the protein is encoded by the coding sequence TGTCCTCTCGGTCTATCTCTTCTTGCAGGATGGTCTCTCGAACTGGTCCGATCCGCTGGTTATTCCCTATCGCTCGTGGTCGTACTTCTATCCGACCGGCTGGCTGGCCTCCGGGTTTGCCCACGCCAGTCCGGGCCACATCATCGGGAACCTCACCAGCGCCATCGTTCTCGCATCCATCGCCGAGTACGCGTGGGGGCATTTCCCGGCCGACCGTGGCTCCCAGTCGTTCGCCTCCTGGCGGACGAATCCGTGGATCCGGGCGTTTGCCGTCTTCCCGGCGGTCGTCCTGCTGGTCGGCCTCGCCACGAGCCTGTTCGCGCTCGGCCCTGTCATCGGCTTTTCGGGCGTCGTCTTCGCCTTTGCTGGCTTTGCGATCGTTCACTACCCGATCGTGACGATCGTCGGGATCCTGGTCTCGCGAGTCGTCGCCACAGTCCTTCAGGGGTTGCTCGATCCGATCACCGTGGCGGCAACCTCCGCAAGTGCACCGTCCGCACCGTCGTGGGCCTCCATTGCGATCCAGGGCCACGCGCTTGGATTCCTGCTCGGGATCGTCCTCGGCCTGTTCGTCCTCTCCCGCCGAGATCGACGCCCGAACGCGGCCCGCCTGCTCGGGGCGACGCTGATCTTCGGCGTCGTACAGGGGCTACATCTGGTCTACTGGTTCCGCGGCGGCGGCGAGTACGTGCTCTTTCGGGGGCCTGGCGTCACGCTCGTCGTCATACTCGCTCTCTTCGTCACGCTCGCAGTGACGGCCTCCGAGCGGCGTTTTGTCCGCTCGACGACCCGCCGCGGTGTCGCCCTCACGCTCGTGATCCTCGCGGTCGCCGCGCTCGCCGGACCAGCAATTATCCCCAACCTCGCCGTCGTCGAGCACGCCGACCTGGGCGAGGACGCGGTGACTGTGGAGGACTACCAGATCACCTACGACGAGGAGGTCCGCAACGAGATGGTCTACGTCGGCGAGGTCGAACTGTTTGGGGAGAGTACGGCTGTGAACACCAGCGGTGTGATCGTCACCAGCGAAGACCGCGAGATCTGGATGACTCATACCTCGAAGCAGGGACTCGAGTTCAGGGGATCGACCGAGGTCAAAGTTGGCGGACCGGGCTGGAGCGAGACGGTTCCCGTCGAACGAACTGGCTGGACACCGACCGGCAACGAGAGCGTCTATCAGGTGTCGGTCGGCGAGGACGAGCGATCGGTGTTCGCCTCGGAGGAAAAGCGTGCATCCCCCCGGATCGACGGCCGGAGCGTCTCGGTCGTCCCCGAGGATGGCGAGTTCGTCCTCGCAGTCGCCGAAGGTGGTGACGAGCTCGATCGCACCCAGCTACCGGCCGAAAACGAGACAGTAGCTGCTGGGGGAGTGACCTTCGAGCGCGACCAGTCCGGAGACCGCACCGCCATCGTCGCCGAGCGTGGCGAGACGAGCATCGAGGTCGCCCGCGCCGAACGACGTGGCTTCTAG
- a CDS encoding METTL5 family protein, translating into MSTKRRLAQQLGVVGGFDDPSVELEQYRTPPDLAAHLVHVADLQGDIDGRTILDLGTGTGMLVLGAALRGPKRAIGVDIDRGALATARQNERRVGTRTDIGWVHADATRAPLRIEDTVVLMNPPFGAQDGNEHADRAFLRTASEVAAVSYSIHNADSQEFVEAFAADNGGEVTRAFRAELDLDRQFEFHRENRHVVDAEVFRIEWD; encoded by the coding sequence ATGAGCACGAAACGACGACTCGCCCAGCAGCTCGGCGTTGTCGGCGGTTTCGACGATCCATCCGTGGAGTTAGAACAGTACCGGACGCCGCCGGATCTGGCGGCCCATCTGGTTCACGTCGCGGATCTACAGGGGGATATCGACGGGCGCACGATACTGGACCTGGGGACGGGAACAGGCATGCTCGTACTCGGCGCGGCGCTTCGCGGTCCGAAGCGAGCGATCGGCGTCGACATCGACCGGGGGGCGCTGGCTACGGCCCGACAGAACGAACGTCGTGTCGGGACGAGAACTGATATCGGCTGGGTGCACGCCGACGCGACGCGTGCCCCGCTCCGTATTGAGGATACCGTCGTACTGATGAACCCGCCCTTCGGGGCACAGGACGGTAACGAACACGCCGATCGGGCATTTCTCCGGACCGCGAGCGAGGTGGCCGCGGTCTCGTACTCGATTCACAACGCCGACAGTCAGGAGTTCGTCGAGGCCTTTGCGGCCGACAACGGCGGCGAGGTGACACGAGCGTTCCGCGCCGAACTCGATCTCGACCGACAGTTCGAATTTCATCGGGAGAACCGACACGTCGTCGACGCGGAAGTGTTCCGAATCGAGTGGGACTAG
- a CDS encoding zf-TFIIB domain-containing protein, whose protein sequence is MDCPRCSATLKTYTLEGHQAEVCESCGYAGVAVEHGSEPEEFESWQDALARFRDG, encoded by the coding sequence ATGGACTGTCCACGCTGCTCTGCGACGCTGAAAACGTATACGCTGGAGGGACATCAGGCGGAGGTCTGCGAGTCGTGTGGCTACGCCGGGGTCGCGGTCGAGCACGGGAGCGAGCCCGAGGAGTTCGAGTCCTGGCAGGATGCACTGGCGCGATTCCGTGACGGGTAG
- a CDS encoding ATP-binding protein, with product MPGPPLELLLVDPADELGQLRAALDDADRPIRTSVISGLEPDRTADQDPDCVVVAESETTDGRAMLELALSQFDVPIVAFVIGFDETFVVDAKSMGASDVISVPETGDGAFPDAMVGRLERAANVGRSTPSKAAVLDALLENYPHQLYVKNDQHQHEIVSRSTAAEYDLPRDQLRGLTDYELVGESAPELHAEEREIMQTGEPIVNDIEQYVDDGEPRWVSTTKAPRYEDGEIVGIVGSARDVTEQKRREAKMNALHAASRELVAARTSDDICAIAVDISDGVPDLPPVQVLLADHDGLTPVASETSVALDDSYLSLFETSYEDSRAMLLDTDGRRWRPDHPLSASEIDAVALPLGDHGVLGLVADEPIDEFTVELADVLAANLKVALDRAEREQALALQNEHLEEFAQIVSHDLRNPLSVAQGYLGLLETDEEVVEEIDWALDRMESLIEELLTLAKNGQVVSETELLSLPELAREAWQHVETDGASLTVREQQSWTTTRSSGADQLHADRDRLLELLENLFRNAIEHGSTSAASEAQSPNKLRVIVGSDEEGFYVEDNGPGIPDAKKDAVFGQGYTTAEDGTGFGLYIVETLADAHGWEVSVHDAQESETGARFEIRT from the coding sequence ATGCCTGGGCCTCCGCTGGAGCTACTGCTCGTCGATCCAGCAGACGAACTCGGACAGCTACGGGCGGCGCTGGACGACGCCGACCGACCAATCAGGACGAGCGTCATCAGCGGGCTCGAGCCGGACCGGACCGCCGATCAGGACCCGGACTGCGTCGTGGTGGCCGAAAGCGAGACGACGGATGGCAGGGCGATGCTCGAACTGGCGCTTTCCCAGTTCGACGTGCCGATCGTCGCGTTCGTGATCGGCTTCGACGAGACGTTCGTCGTCGACGCGAAGTCGATGGGTGCGAGCGACGTCATCAGTGTTCCGGAGACTGGCGACGGCGCGTTCCCGGACGCGATGGTCGGACGACTCGAACGTGCTGCAAACGTCGGGAGATCGACGCCGTCGAAAGCGGCGGTACTCGATGCGCTGCTTGAGAACTACCCGCATCAGCTGTACGTCAAAAACGACCAGCACCAGCACGAGATCGTCAGTCGGTCGACTGCGGCGGAGTACGACCTTCCCCGGGACCAACTACGGGGGTTGACCGATTACGAACTGGTGGGCGAGAGCGCACCGGAGCTCCACGCAGAGGAACGAGAGATCATGCAGACCGGCGAGCCGATCGTGAACGATATCGAGCAATACGTCGACGACGGCGAACCACGCTGGGTGTCGACGACGAAAGCGCCGCGGTACGAGGATGGGGAGATCGTCGGTATCGTCGGCAGTGCCCGTGACGTTACCGAGCAAAAACGGCGAGAGGCAAAGATGAACGCCCTGCACGCCGCGAGTCGCGAGCTCGTCGCGGCGCGGACGAGCGACGATATCTGTGCGATCGCAGTCGACATCTCCGATGGCGTGCCGGATCTGCCGCCGGTGCAGGTGCTGTTGGCCGATCACGATGGGCTCACACCAGTTGCCAGCGAGACGTCGGTCGCTCTCGACGACAGCTATCTGTCGCTGTTCGAGACCAGCTACGAGGATAGCCGGGCGATGCTGCTCGACACGGATGGGCGGCGTTGGCGACCTGACCACCCACTGTCAGCGTCCGAGATCGACGCCGTGGCGCTCCCGCTCGGCGATCACGGCGTCCTCGGACTCGTCGCCGACGAGCCGATTGACGAATTCACTGTCGAGCTTGCGGACGTCCTCGCGGCAAATCTCAAGGTCGCGCTGGATCGGGCGGAACGCGAGCAGGCACTCGCCCTGCAAAACGAGCACCTAGAGGAGTTCGCCCAGATCGTCAGTCACGACCTCCGGAACCCGCTGTCGGTCGCCCAGGGGTATCTCGGCCTGCTGGAGACGGACGAGGAGGTCGTCGAGGAGATCGACTGGGCGCTGGATCGGATGGAGTCGTTGATCGAAGAGCTGCTGACGCTCGCCAAAAACGGGCAGGTCGTCAGCGAGACCGAGCTGCTATCGCTCCCCGAACTCGCCCGCGAGGCGTGGCAACACGTCGAGACCGACGGTGCATCGCTGACCGTCCGGGAACAACAATCCTGGACGACCACCCGCTCCTCGGGTGCGGACCAGCTCCATGCCGACCGGGATCGGCTACTGGAGCTGTTAGAGAACCTGTTCCGGAACGCGATCGAGCATGGCTCGACGAGCGCTGCTTCGGAAGCTCAGTCCCCGAACAAGCTCCGGGTGATCGTCGGCTCCGACGAGGAGGGGTTCTACGTCGAGGACAACGGCCCCGGGATCCCCGATGCGAAGAAAGACGCCGTCTTCGGGCAAGGATACACTACAGCGGAGGACGGCACGGGGTTTGGCCTCTACATCGTCGAGACGCTGGCGGACGCCCACGGCTGGGAGGTATCAGTGCACGACGCACAGGAAAGCGAGACAGGGGCGCGCTTCGAGATCCGGACCTGA